The Arvicanthis niloticus isolate mArvNil1 chromosome 2, mArvNil1.pat.X, whole genome shotgun sequence genome includes a window with the following:
- the Nkain4 gene encoding sodium/potassium-transporting ATPase subunit beta-1-interacting protein 4 isoform X2 produces MGSCSGRCTLLALCALQLVTALERQVFDFLGYQWAPILANFTHIIVVILGLFGTIQYRPRYIVVYAVWAAVWVTWNVFIICFYLEVGGLSKDSKLLTFNLSGHHSWWEEHGPGCLHEEAATAGLGVLHGQSLVVGTSCAMVHSYVEALHSGLQILLAEVVWPCERLLGQVSVEPWPRGSWVSSMAAMWSACLQKKRTAACISEGMADPAPATQPQPRKQ; encoded by the exons GTCACAGCTCTGGAGCGACAAGTGTTTGACTTCCTGGGTTACCAGTGGGCACCCATCCTGGCCAACTTCACCCACATCATCGTGGTCATCTTGGGTCTCTTCGGCACCATTCAGTACCGGCCACGCTACATCGTGGTG TATGCTGTATGGGCAGCTGTCTGGGTTACCTGGAATGTCTTCATTATCTGCTTCTACCTGGAAGTAGGGGGCCTCTCAAAG GACAGTAAACTCTTGACCTTCAATCTCTCTGGGCATCATTCCTGGTGGGAAGAGCATGGACCAGGCTGTCTTCATGAGGAGGCAGCCACAGCTGGCCTGGGTGTACTACATGGACAGTCCTTGGTGGTGGGTACTAGCTGTGCCATGGTGCACAGCTACGTGGAAGCCCTGCACAGTGGCCTGCAGATCCTGCTAGCG GAGGTTGTGTGGCCTTGTGAGAGGCTGCTGGGTCAGGTCAGTGTGGAACCATGGCCTAGAGG CTCCTGGGTTTCGTCTATGGCTGCTATGTGGTCAGCGTGCTTGCAGAAGAAGAGGACAGCT GCATGCATAAGTGAGGGAATGGCTGACCCTGCTCCTGCAACCCAGCCTCAGCCACGGAAACAATGA
- the Nkain4 gene encoding sodium/potassium-transporting ATPase subunit beta-1-interacting protein 4 isoform X1, translating into MGSCSGRCTLLALCALQLVTALERQVFDFLGYQWAPILANFTHIIVVILGLFGTIQYRPRYIVVYAVWAAVWVTWNVFIICFYLEVGGLSKDSKLLTFNLSGHHSWWEEHGPGCLHEEAATAGLGVLHGQSLVVGTSCAMVHSYVEALHSGLQILLAEVVWPCERLLGQVSVEPWPRGSWVSSMAAMWSACLQKKRTALISLVDLTHSPCTMSMKSRPASCPGRHICMHK; encoded by the exons GTCACAGCTCTGGAGCGACAAGTGTTTGACTTCCTGGGTTACCAGTGGGCACCCATCCTGGCCAACTTCACCCACATCATCGTGGTCATCTTGGGTCTCTTCGGCACCATTCAGTACCGGCCACGCTACATCGTGGTG TATGCTGTATGGGCAGCTGTCTGGGTTACCTGGAATGTCTTCATTATCTGCTTCTACCTGGAAGTAGGGGGCCTCTCAAAG GACAGTAAACTCTTGACCTTCAATCTCTCTGGGCATCATTCCTGGTGGGAAGAGCATGGACCAGGCTGTCTTCATGAGGAGGCAGCCACAGCTGGCCTGGGTGTACTACATGGACAGTCCTTGGTGGTGGGTACTAGCTGTGCCATGGTGCACAGCTACGTGGAAGCCCTGCACAGTGGCCTGCAGATCCTGCTAGCG GAGGTTGTGTGGCCTTGTGAGAGGCTGCTGGGTCAGGTCAGTGTGGAACCATGGCCTAGAGG CTCCTGGGTTTCGTCTATGGCTGCTATGTGGTCAGCGTGCTTGCAGAAGAAGAGGACAGCT TTGATTTCATTGGTGGATTTGACCCATTCCCCCTGTACCATGTCAATGAAAAGCCGTCCAGCCTCTTGTCCAGGCAGGCATATTT GCATGCATAAGTGA
- the Nkain4 gene encoding sodium/potassium-transporting ATPase subunit beta-1-interacting protein 4 isoform X3, giving the protein MGSCSGRCTLLALCALQLVTALERQVFDFLGYQWAPILANFTHIIVVILGLFGTIQYRPRYIVVYAVWAAVWVTWNVFIICFYLEVGGLSKDSKLLTFNLSGHHSWWEEHGPGCLHEEAATAGLGVLHGQSLVVGTSCAMVHSYVEALHSGLQILLALLGFVYGCYVVSVLAEEEDSFDFIGGFDPFPLYHVNEKPSSLLSRQAYLHA; this is encoded by the exons GTCACAGCTCTGGAGCGACAAGTGTTTGACTTCCTGGGTTACCAGTGGGCACCCATCCTGGCCAACTTCACCCACATCATCGTGGTCATCTTGGGTCTCTTCGGCACCATTCAGTACCGGCCACGCTACATCGTGGTG TATGCTGTATGGGCAGCTGTCTGGGTTACCTGGAATGTCTTCATTATCTGCTTCTACCTGGAAGTAGGGGGCCTCTCAAAG GACAGTAAACTCTTGACCTTCAATCTCTCTGGGCATCATTCCTGGTGGGAAGAGCATGGACCAGGCTGTCTTCATGAGGAGGCAGCCACAGCTGGCCTGGGTGTACTACATGGACAGTCCTTGGTGGTGGGTACTAGCTGTGCCATGGTGCACAGCTACGTGGAAGCCCTGCACAGTGGCCTGCAGATCCTGCTAGCG CTCCTGGGTTTCGTCTATGGCTGCTATGTGGTCAGCGTGCTTGCAGAAGAAGAGGACAGCT TTGATTTCATTGGTGGATTTGACCCATTCCCCCTGTACCATGTCAATGAAAAGCCGTCCAGCCTCTTGTCCAGGCAGGCATATTT GCATGCATAA
- the Birc7 gene encoding baculoviral IAP repeat-containing protein 7, whose translation MFSPADFLRAAVLSMGSESRARDSFCGPELSYREDSNGHTQDQGRPHSPCNHVLRQDCLDGQILGQLRPLSEEEESSEATFLGEPAFPEMDSEDLRLASFYDWPATAGIQPEPLAAAGFFHTGQQDKVRCFFCYGGLQSWERGDDPWTEHARWFPRCQFLLRSKGRDFVESIQAYTPLLGSWEQREEPEDTVSAAPSAPAHGSPELLRSRRETQTAVASEPGAMDVQEQLRQLQEERRCKVCLDRAVSVVFVPCGHFVCTECAPNLQLCPICRVPICSCVRTFLS comes from the exons ATGTTCTCGCCTGCAGACTTTCTCAGAGCTGCTGTCCTTTCCATGGGGTCAGAGAGTAGGGCCAGGGACTCATTCTGTGGCCCAGAGCTCAGCTACAGGGAAGATAGCAATGGCCACACACAGGATCAGGGTAGACCCCACTCTCCATGTAACCATGTCCTGCGCCAGGACTGCCTAGACGGGCAGATCTTAGGCCAGCTTCGGCCCCTGTCGGAAGAGGAAGAATCCTCTGAGGCTACCTTCCTTGGGGAGCCTGCCTTCCCCGAGATGGATTCAGAGGATCTCCGCCTAGCCTCCTTCTACGATTGGCCAGCTACTGCTGGGATTCAGCCTGAGCCATTGGCTGCTGCTGGCTTCTTCCACACAG GCCAGCAGGACAAGGTGAGATGTTTCTTCTGCTATGGGGGTCTACAGAGCTGGGAGCGTGGAGATGACCCCTGGACAGAGCATGCCCGATGGTTCCCCAG GTGTCAGTTCCTGCTGCGGTCAAAAGGAAGGGACTTTGTGGAAAGTATTCAGGCCTACACCCCGTTGCTGGGATCCTGG GAACAACGGGAAGAACCAGAAGATACAGTCTCTGCCGCTCCCTCAG CTCCTGCCCATGGAAGCCCTGAATTACTCAGATCCAGAAGAGAGACCCAGACTGCAGTTGCTAGTGAGCCAG GAGCCATGGATGTGCAGGAACAGCTGCGACAGCTGCAGGAAGAGAGGAGATGCAAGGTGTGCCTGGATCGAGCCGTCTCTGTAGTCTTCGTGCCCTGCGGCCACTTCGTCTGTACTGAGTGTGCCCCCAACCTGCAGCTGTGCCCTATCTGCAGAGTGCCTATCTGTAGCTGTGTACGCACATTCCTGTCCTAA
- the Nkain4 gene encoding sodium/potassium-transporting ATPase subunit beta-1-interacting protein 4 isoform X4 produces MGSCSGRCTLLALCALQLVTALERQVFDFLGYQWAPILANFTHIIVVILGLFGTIQYRPRYIVVDSKLLTFNLSGHHSWWEEHGPGCLHEEAATAGLGVLHGQSLVVGTSCAMVHSYVEALHSGLQILLAEVVWPCERLLGQVSVEPWPRGSWVSSMAAMWSACLQKKRTALISLVDLTHSPCTMSMKSRPASCPGRHICMHK; encoded by the exons GTCACAGCTCTGGAGCGACAAGTGTTTGACTTCCTGGGTTACCAGTGGGCACCCATCCTGGCCAACTTCACCCACATCATCGTGGTCATCTTGGGTCTCTTCGGCACCATTCAGTACCGGCCACGCTACATCGTGGTG GACAGTAAACTCTTGACCTTCAATCTCTCTGGGCATCATTCCTGGTGGGAAGAGCATGGACCAGGCTGTCTTCATGAGGAGGCAGCCACAGCTGGCCTGGGTGTACTACATGGACAGTCCTTGGTGGTGGGTACTAGCTGTGCCATGGTGCACAGCTACGTGGAAGCCCTGCACAGTGGCCTGCAGATCCTGCTAGCG GAGGTTGTGTGGCCTTGTGAGAGGCTGCTGGGTCAGGTCAGTGTGGAACCATGGCCTAGAGG CTCCTGGGTTTCGTCTATGGCTGCTATGTGGTCAGCGTGCTTGCAGAAGAAGAGGACAGCT TTGATTTCATTGGTGGATTTGACCCATTCCCCCTGTACCATGTCAATGAAAAGCCGTCCAGCCTCTTGTCCAGGCAGGCATATTT GCATGCATAAGTGA
- the Nkain4 gene encoding sodium/potassium-transporting ATPase subunit beta-1-interacting protein 4 isoform X5, producing MGSCSGRCTLLALCALQLVTALERQVFDFLGYQWAPILANFTHIIVVILGLFGTIQYRPRYIVVYAVWAAVWVTWNVFIICFYLEVGGLSKDSKLLTFNLSGHHSWWEEHGPGCLHEEAATAGLGVLHGQSLVVGTSCAMVHSYVEALHSGLQILLALLGFVYGCYVVSVLAEEEDSCMHK from the exons GTCACAGCTCTGGAGCGACAAGTGTTTGACTTCCTGGGTTACCAGTGGGCACCCATCCTGGCCAACTTCACCCACATCATCGTGGTCATCTTGGGTCTCTTCGGCACCATTCAGTACCGGCCACGCTACATCGTGGTG TATGCTGTATGGGCAGCTGTCTGGGTTACCTGGAATGTCTTCATTATCTGCTTCTACCTGGAAGTAGGGGGCCTCTCAAAG GACAGTAAACTCTTGACCTTCAATCTCTCTGGGCATCATTCCTGGTGGGAAGAGCATGGACCAGGCTGTCTTCATGAGGAGGCAGCCACAGCTGGCCTGGGTGTACTACATGGACAGTCCTTGGTGGTGGGTACTAGCTGTGCCATGGTGCACAGCTACGTGGAAGCCCTGCACAGTGGCCTGCAGATCCTGCTAGCG CTCCTGGGTTTCGTCTATGGCTGCTATGTGGTCAGCGTGCTTGCAGAAGAAGAGGACAGCT GCATGCATAAGTGA